A portion of the Burkholderia sp. GAS332 genome contains these proteins:
- a CDS encoding Zn-binding Pro-Ala-Ala-Arg (PAAR) domain-containing protein, incolved in TypeVI secretion, which translates to MNQRFDICDGDTTTAGGRVFAGLRVDLLNGRSVAYEGDQVSCPKCDTMGWILCVGERLPNRGANGREQALSYDWCVCKCDPKPLLIPSQNQSGMRA; encoded by the coding sequence GTGAATCAACGTTTTGATATCTGCGACGGTGACACAACCACGGCGGGAGGGAGAGTCTTCGCCGGTTTGCGCGTGGACCTCCTCAACGGTCGCTCAGTCGCATACGAAGGCGATCAGGTTTCGTGTCCAAAATGCGACACGATGGGCTGGATTTTATGCGTCGGCGAGCGCCTACCGAACAGGGGGGCCAATGGCCGTGAACAGGCACTGAGCTATGACTGGTGCGTGTGCAAGTGCGATCCGAAACCGTTGTTGATTCCGTCGCAGAACCAGTCTGGAATGCGCGCATGA